The following coding sequences are from one Kushneria phosphatilytica window:
- a CDS encoding Clp1/GlmU family protein, giving the protein MTVDETEIRLPAGWQTAIEQILANGGGRVLVLGAVDSGKSTFCRALMAAADRRACTYTLVDTDPGQKMVGPPATLSRSQPTTPDRLAAIAFVGTTSAAEALSGVRQGLPRLMKHHGQTTLTVINTSGLLSGRGRALKATVIDAARPQLIVVLGDDPALDAILQPHRRLPVLRLAASPHARRRGRNERRRARMAAFAEYFGEAAHAVTLPLKCARWQGDREPIPRQLVGLADQNGQDRALGVILERPDQSGVSLLAPECDISAIRLLRPGRLLLSESWEAMPIGID; this is encoded by the coding sequence ATGACCGTTGACGAAACCGAGATCAGACTGCCTGCCGGTTGGCAAACGGCCATTGAGCAAATACTGGCAAACGGTGGTGGCCGCGTGCTGGTGCTGGGAGCGGTGGATAGTGGCAAGAGCACCTTCTGTCGAGCGCTGATGGCCGCGGCGGATCGAAGGGCGTGTACATATACGCTGGTGGATACCGATCCGGGTCAGAAGATGGTGGGACCGCCGGCGACACTAAGCCGTTCGCAGCCCACTACCCCGGACCGACTGGCGGCCATCGCCTTTGTTGGGACCACCAGCGCGGCAGAGGCCCTGAGTGGCGTCAGACAAGGCTTGCCGCGGCTGATGAAACACCATGGTCAAACGACATTGACCGTGATCAATACCAGCGGCCTGCTCAGTGGGCGAGGGCGGGCGCTCAAGGCGACCGTGATTGACGCCGCACGACCGCAGCTGATTGTAGTTCTGGGCGATGATCCGGCATTGGACGCAATTCTGCAGCCACACCGGCGCCTGCCTGTCCTGCGACTGGCCGCCTCACCGCATGCTCGGCGACGCGGTCGAAATGAACGACGTCGCGCCCGGATGGCCGCCTTTGCAGAGTACTTCGGGGAGGCGGCCCATGCAGTGACGCTACCTCTGAAGTGCGCGCGTTGGCAGGGCGATCGAGAGCCGATACCACGTCAACTGGTGGGGCTGGCGGATCAAAATGGTCAGGACAGGGCGCTGGGGGTGATACTCGAGCGACCTGATCAGTCGGGCGTATCACTACTGGCGCCCGAGTGTGATATCAGCGCAATCAGACTGCTTCGTCCGGGCAGACTCTTGCTCAGTGAAAGTTGGGAAGCCATGCCGATTGGTATCGATTGA
- a CDS encoding MFS transporter: protein MSTTEARRPTTLSAAWSLWTLLLGVGLLMLGNGLQSSLLGVRASSAGFGNTVTGIVMSAYFVGFLLGSTLTPRKLREVGHVRVFAALASITSVAILIQAIFVDPWTWGAMRFVTGFTYAGLYVVAESWLNGYASNRLRGRLLAIYMVISYLGMGGGQLLLNAADPGGYTLFLLVSMLVSLALVPILLSYTPQPDSGQPEAMSLRQLYRISPLGTVGCFMTGVTNGAVFGMGAVFATNSGLNVTQVAAFMSAFIFGGAILQWPLGKLSDKADRQWVIVIVAIIATGLALAGALVSGWSAWTLTALGALLGGTTLTLYSIFLACANDFLTDRQTIAASASLVLALGIGAILGPFSAGLLMEWFGPDGFLWDLALMHVLMTLFGVYCIRRHPTNASTEQGHYVVVPSETAPLGSAWTEEAAHEETQLELGLESDTAVSESEASNQ from the coding sequence ATGAGCACCACCGAAGCGCGACGCCCCACGACCCTGTCAGCCGCCTGGAGCCTATGGACTCTCCTTCTGGGCGTAGGCCTGCTGATGCTGGGCAATGGACTGCAGAGCAGTCTGCTGGGGGTAAGAGCCTCTTCGGCAGGGTTTGGCAATACCGTCACCGGGATCGTGATGTCGGCCTACTTTGTCGGTTTCCTGCTGGGCTCGACACTGACCCCACGCAAATTGCGCGAAGTCGGTCACGTGCGAGTATTTGCTGCACTGGCGTCGATCACTTCAGTCGCGATTCTGATCCAGGCCATTTTCGTCGACCCCTGGACATGGGGCGCCATGCGCTTCGTCACCGGTTTTACCTATGCCGGGCTCTATGTCGTCGCGGAAAGCTGGCTCAACGGGTACGCCTCCAATCGTCTGCGCGGTCGCCTGCTGGCGATCTATATGGTGATCAGTTACCTCGGCATGGGCGGGGGACAATTGCTGCTGAATGCTGCCGATCCAGGCGGCTATACGCTCTTCCTGCTGGTGTCGATGCTGGTGTCGCTGGCACTGGTACCCATTCTGCTGAGCTACACGCCGCAACCGGATAGCGGACAGCCCGAGGCGATGAGCCTGCGGCAGCTTTATCGGATCTCTCCTCTCGGTACCGTGGGCTGCTTCATGACCGGCGTTACCAACGGTGCCGTGTTTGGCATGGGCGCTGTCTTTGCGACCAACAGTGGTTTGAACGTCACCCAGGTGGCCGCCTTCATGAGCGCCTTCATCTTTGGTGGCGCCATTCTTCAGTGGCCGCTGGGCAAACTTTCCGACAAGGCAGACCGTCAGTGGGTCATCGTGATCGTAGCGATCATTGCCACCGGGCTGGCGCTGGCAGGCGCCCTCGTCAGCGGCTGGTCTGCCTGGACACTGACGGCGCTGGGCGCTCTGCTGGGCGGCACCACGCTCACGCTCTACTCGATCTTTCTGGCCTGCGCCAACGATTTCCTGACCGACCGTCAGACCATCGCCGCCAGTGCCAGTCTGGTACTGGCACTGGGTATCGGCGCCATTCTCGGCCCGTTCAGTGCCGGACTGCTGATGGAGTGGTTCGGTCCTGATGGTTTCCTCTGGGATCTGGCATTGATGCATGTGCTGATGACGCTCTTCGGGGTCTACTGCATCCGCCGTCACCCCACCAACGCCTCGACCGAGCAGGGGCACTATGTGGTCGTACCCTCGGAAACCGCACCTTTGGGGAGCGCCTGGACCGAAGAAGCGGCTCATGAGGAAACCCAGCTGGAGCTGGGTCTGGAGTCCGACACTGCAGTGTCGGAAAGCGAGGCTTCGAATCAGTAA
- a CDS encoding putative glycolipid-binding domain-containing protein, whose protein sequence is MTHELFWRALEYAGTERLRVMTSAEGLLAHGVAVGRTPECPYAFDYRVRLDEQGRCRRLGLQALLEEWRLELTSDGEGNWQLNGVDREDLAGCIDIDLAFTPFSNSLPIRRYNWSAGDTCELAVVHLTLPEMKAHPARQRYTCREPGYSFDYHNLDSGYESAIMIDGDGWVIEYPGLFRREAT, encoded by the coding sequence ATGACACATGAGCTGTTCTGGCGCGCGCTGGAATACGCCGGTACGGAGCGTCTACGGGTGATGACCTCGGCCGAGGGGCTGCTCGCCCATGGTGTGGCGGTTGGCCGAACGCCTGAATGCCCCTATGCGTTTGACTATCGGGTCCGGCTGGATGAACAGGGTCGCTGTCGCCGGCTTGGGTTACAGGCGTTGCTGGAAGAGTGGAGGCTTGAACTCACAAGTGATGGTGAGGGGAACTGGCAACTGAATGGAGTCGATCGTGAAGACCTGGCCGGTTGCATCGATATTGATCTGGCGTTCACGCCCTTCAGCAATTCCCTGCCGATCCGGCGTTACAACTGGTCAGCCGGAGACACCTGCGAACTGGCCGTGGTGCACCTTACCCTGCCGGAGATGAAAGCGCATCCGGCACGCCAGCGCTACACCTGTCGTGAGCCCGGATACAGCTTCGACTATCACAACCTCGACAGTGGTTATGAGAGCGCCATCATGATCGATGGCGATGGCTGGGTCATCGAATATCCCGGTCTGTTCAGGCGAGAAGCGACCTGA
- a CDS encoding tripartite tricarboxylate transporter TctB family protein yields MSTGLYPLFDISIKFEQSHLFFPELVSWALGVVFLIILVTRTRPLLQAFSDRNRGVLFGRGMDRFRFWGTLALIVVYFIAMNEMGQVWPYTGYGFLFSSIIFIFLLSLLYLHDRTPRHLVIITLNAVIAPLVAWLILARLFNITLP; encoded by the coding sequence ATGTCGACTGGTCTTTATCCCCTTTTTGATATTTCCATAAAGTTCGAGCAGTCGCATCTGTTTTTCCCTGAACTGGTGAGCTGGGCGCTTGGCGTCGTGTTTCTGATTATCCTGGTGACCCGTACCAGGCCGCTTTTGCAGGCTTTCAGCGATCGAAATCGAGGGGTGCTGTTCGGCCGGGGGATGGACAGGTTTCGCTTCTGGGGGACGCTGGCACTGATCGTGGTCTACTTCATTGCCATGAATGAAATGGGGCAAGTTTGGCCCTATACCGGCTACGGTTTTCTATTCTCCTCGATCATTTTTATCTTCCTGTTGTCGCTGCTGTATCTGCACGACAGAACCCCTCGCCATCTCGTAATCATCACCCTGAATGCTGTCATTGCCCCACTGGTGGCATGGCTGATTCTTGCCAGATTGTTCAATATCACCCTGCCATGA
- a CDS encoding GNAT family N-acetyltransferase produces the protein MTIRDYRPEDLERILTIYAQAKPDEFRFEKSEFDVVGLEQDAQRFDDFQRSRVQVWADENESVEGYITWQGQKIGSLFVHPRARGRGVGRALVAAVLARLEGEVRLNVVSSNTPAQQLYDSLGFRLVGEFLGFYRDNEVLVSEMRRPAAEMES, from the coding sequence ATGACCATTCGTGATTATCGGCCCGAAGATCTGGAGCGGATCCTGACCATCTACGCGCAGGCGAAGCCCGATGAGTTTCGATTCGAGAAGTCAGAGTTCGATGTGGTGGGGCTGGAGCAGGATGCCCAGCGGTTTGATGATTTTCAGCGTTCCCGTGTGCAGGTCTGGGCAGATGAGAATGAGAGTGTTGAGGGCTATATCACCTGGCAGGGCCAGAAGATCGGAAGTCTGTTTGTGCATCCCCGGGCCCGGGGCAGAGGCGTGGGTCGAGCCCTGGTGGCAGCGGTGCTGGCGCGTCTCGAAGGAGAGGTCCGGTTGAACGTAGTCAGCTCCAATACTCCGGCGCAACAGCTTTACGACTCGCTGGGCTTTCGGCTGGTGGGCGAATTTCTCGGCTTCTATCGCGACAACGAGGTGCTGGTCAGCGAAATGCGTCGGCCGGCTGCAGAGATGGAGAGTTGA
- a CDS encoding type 2 periplasmic-binding domain-containing protein, translating into MKALNSFLPRGENMLGKNIAAKLKGVLIAAVLSTVATTSAMAAEHALRGNVRIVIGSTSTGGDTYQISNIVANQLEKKLDLNVKVDAVGASSAFRILSRDSRGHTLMIFHDQSYLGDLYGVPGYSNIFDDYRIGPTLAINPGNAYLVARNSPYKSMDDVMNAAAEGKRVRVAIQPGGVSEIGFSAMKNALKLQHPGKEENLVAINTGSQSDKNQQLFNDQADVINGSVQANGQFTHLPADDQKAMRFIWLTANHDTIKQAPESGYGKTGREELLKYVEPNVTVAMGKDANFTFDKEFFFLYNKDMDPEIVNEIDQALSEIYQNGDIQKAEKKAFFIPDFRKSDESEKHLKQKMAEYRKVINNIQ; encoded by the coding sequence ATGAAAGCGCTCAATTCATTCCTTCCGAGAGGTGAGAACATGTTGGGAAAAAACATCGCAGCGAAACTGAAGGGAGTGCTGATTGCCGCAGTGCTATCCACAGTGGCAACCACTTCTGCCATGGCGGCCGAACACGCCCTGAGAGGCAATGTCCGTATTGTCATTGGCTCGACTTCTACCGGTGGCGATACCTATCAGATTTCCAATATCGTGGCCAATCAACTGGAGAAAAAGCTCGATCTGAATGTCAAGGTAGATGCCGTGGGTGCCAGCTCGGCATTTCGTATTCTATCCCGCGACTCCCGCGGGCATACTTTGATGATTTTCCATGATCAATCCTATCTGGGGGATCTGTATGGCGTGCCTGGATATTCCAATATATTTGACGATTACAGGATCGGTCCGACGTTGGCGATCAATCCAGGAAATGCCTACCTCGTTGCCAGGAACTCCCCCTACAAGAGTATGGATGATGTCATGAATGCCGCCGCCGAAGGCAAGCGTGTTCGTGTGGCCATTCAACCAGGTGGTGTCTCGGAAATCGGCTTTAGCGCCATGAAAAATGCACTCAAGCTTCAGCATCCCGGCAAGGAAGAAAATCTGGTTGCCATTAATACCGGCTCACAATCCGACAAGAATCAGCAGCTGTTCAACGATCAGGCCGATGTCATCAATGGCAGCGTGCAGGCCAACGGACAGTTTACTCATTTGCCGGCTGATGATCAGAAGGCAATGCGTTTTATCTGGCTGACCGCCAATCACGACACCATCAAGCAGGCGCCTGAGAGCGGGTACGGCAAGACCGGACGCGAAGAACTACTGAAATATGTCGAGCCCAATGTCACGGTGGCGATGGGGAAGGATGCGAATTTTACTTTCGATAAGGAGTTCTTCTTCCTTTATAACAAGGATATGGATCCAGAAATCGTCAATGAGATCGACCAGGCTCTGAGCGAAATCTATCAGAACGGCGATATCCAGAAGGCCGAGAAGAAGGCATTCTTTATCCCTGATTTTCGCAAGTCGGATGAGTCCGAGAAGCACCTGAAGCAGAAAATGGCGGAATACAGGAAGGTGATCAATAACATTCAGTGA
- a CDS encoding tripartite tricarboxylate transporter permease, giving the protein MEFVSQLDITFFLLASLGAIVGIFFGAIPGMTATMAVAVCLPLTYALDINHGLALLLGLYVGGISGGMVPAVLLNIPGTPSSITTTFDGYPMAQKGEGERALKIGIVASIFGGLFSAAVLFFFAPVLADLSIRFSYVEKFLIIFLALTVIAALSRNMLIGIFSGLLGVWFSLIGAYSISDGGNGHTRLMFDFMDPWLHEGFSLLPVLIGLFGITTILLEAEKGVRNDLSGAGVNFGKGQRFSFSQLRGQLTNLTRSSVIGTFVGILPGVGGSAASVLAYTQEKNFSRDSSQLGKGAPQGVVASESSNNALTGGALIPLLSLGIPGDSTTAVLIGAFTLQGIQVGPLFIGDNTDTWHLMMVALVAANVIMFAVMFLAIRYIARIVMVPKHILYPIIVMMCVAGAYAINYGIMFDVWTLLIFGVLGFMMTKIGLEIAPFVIGFILGPNAEVYFVKTIESYGNLSVFFTKSPIAVFLWGLIALSVFFSIYLNIRNRKQQLRGAEGAAS; this is encoded by the coding sequence ATGGAATTTGTCTCCCAGCTGGATATCACTTTCTTCCTGTTGGCCTCTCTGGGTGCCATCGTGGGTATCTTCTTCGGCGCTATTCCCGGCATGACAGCCACCATGGCCGTGGCCGTGTGTTTGCCGCTGACCTATGCACTGGATATCAATCACGGTCTGGCACTGCTGCTGGGACTATATGTTGGTGGTATTTCCGGTGGTATGGTACCGGCCGTACTACTCAATATCCCGGGTACACCTTCCTCGATTACCACGACCTTCGACGGTTACCCGATGGCTCAGAAAGGGGAGGGGGAGCGGGCGCTGAAGATCGGAATTGTCGCCTCCATCTTTGGTGGTCTTTTCAGCGCAGCGGTACTGTTTTTCTTTGCACCGGTGCTGGCCGATCTGTCGATCAGATTCTCCTATGTAGAGAAATTTCTGATCATCTTTCTGGCACTAACGGTCATTGCCGCCCTGAGTCGCAACATGCTGATCGGTATCTTCAGTGGTCTGCTGGGCGTGTGGTTCAGTCTGATCGGCGCCTATAGCATCTCGGATGGCGGCAATGGCCATACCCGGCTAATGTTCGACTTCATGGACCCATGGCTGCATGAAGGATTCTCGCTACTGCCGGTGCTGATCGGTCTGTTTGGTATTACCACTATTCTGCTGGAAGCCGAAAAGGGAGTGCGTAACGACCTTTCCGGTGCCGGCGTCAATTTTGGCAAGGGCCAACGATTCAGCTTCTCGCAACTTCGTGGGCAACTGACCAATCTGACACGCTCTTCGGTGATCGGTACCTTCGTCGGTATTTTGCCCGGGGTGGGCGGTAGTGCGGCTTCGGTTCTCGCCTATACCCAGGAAAAGAACTTCTCGCGCGATTCCTCTCAGCTCGGCAAGGGGGCGCCTCAGGGCGTGGTGGCTTCCGAATCCTCCAACAATGCGCTAACCGGTGGGGCGCTGATTCCACTGCTATCGTTGGGTATCCCGGGAGATTCGACCACAGCAGTGCTGATCGGGGCCTTTACTCTGCAGGGCATTCAGGTTGGACCACTGTTCATCGGCGACAATACCGATACTTGGCACCTGATGATGGTGGCGCTGGTGGCCGCCAACGTCATCATGTTCGCGGTGATGTTTCTGGCGATTCGTTATATCGCTCGTATTGTCATGGTGCCCAAACACATTCTCTATCCCATCATTGTGATGATGTGTGTAGCCGGTGCTTACGCCATCAACTATGGCATCATGTTTGATGTCTGGACGTTGCTGATCTTCGGTGTGCTTGGCTTCATGATGACCAAAATCGGGCTCGAGATCGCCCCCTTCGTGATTGGCTTCATTCTGGGGCCAAATGCCGAGGTTTATTTCGTCAAGACGATCGAGTCCTATGGCAATCTGAGCGTATTTTTCACCAAAAGCCCGATTGCGGTCTTTTTGTGGGGGCTGATTGCGCTATCAGTGTTCTTCTCTATCTATCTGAATATCCGTAACCGAAAACAGCAGCTGAGGGGCGCCGAGGGGGCGGCCTCGTAG
- a CDS encoding DUF1003 domain-containing protein yields the protein MALSSRSLAKHVLHKEWEQLSRRERRVIEHLQQRSHISRNINQEFADGRSFGERLSDRIATFGGSWTFILLFLAVLGTWILLNSVVLATWAHAFDPYPYILLNLFLSLLAAIQAPIIMMSQNRQAARDRLEAAHDYEVNLKSELEIRELHDKLDQLREHQWLALIEQQNQQIRLLEILLSEREVTPSCHHDPAVMPGLYISGR from the coding sequence ATGGCCCTCTCTTCCCGTAGTCTGGCAAAACATGTGCTGCACAAGGAGTGGGAGCAGCTCTCCCGGCGTGAACGTCGCGTCATCGAGCATCTGCAGCAGCGCTCTCATATCAGCCGTAATATCAATCAGGAATTCGCTGACGGTCGCAGCTTCGGTGAGCGACTGTCGGATCGCATTGCCACTTTTGGCGGCTCCTGGACCTTTATCCTGCTGTTTCTGGCCGTGCTGGGCACATGGATATTGCTTAATAGTGTCGTACTGGCCACATGGGCGCATGCCTTCGACCCCTACCCCTATATTCTGCTCAATCTGTTTTTGTCCCTGCTGGCGGCGATTCAGGCGCCCATCATCATGATGTCACAGAATCGGCAGGCCGCACGGGATCGACTGGAAGCAGCACATGACTATGAGGTCAATCTGAAGTCCGAGCTGGAAATTCGCGAATTGCACGACAAGCTCGATCAGCTGCGTGAACATCAATGGCTGGCCCTGATTGAACAGCAGAATCAGCAGATTCGTCTGCTGGAGATATTATTGAGTGAGCGAGAGGTCACGCCTTCATGTCATCACGATCCGGCTGTCATGCCGGGACTGTACATCAGCGGGCGATAA
- a CDS encoding cation:proton antiporter, producing the protein MEPHIIILGGLGLLILLVAWMPILLRNVPLSLPILCILIGFGLFSWLGNPNFDPRAFPSLTQLLTELTVIISLAGAGLRIDRRLIPGEWTNTARLLGLTMPLTIAIITLLAVGVLGMPWATALLLGAVIAPTDPVLAADVQVGPPRSGPRDEVRFSLTSEAGLNDGLAFPFIYLAIALAAHQGELGSWLWSWLGVDVLWRVAAGAGAGWLIGRVLGAMMFHRSRISLARKGPGFAALGVTFVAYTGAEAIQGYGFIAVFVAAMVLRIQEDEHDFHIRLHDFSVEIEHLLMMLLLVLFGGFLAGPLLTDLSWPIAIVGVLILFLVRPLAGLLGLLGSGMPSSDRGIVSLFGIRGIGSFYYLAYAVSHGQFERIDEVWTLVGFVVLISVIFHGISSGHLLGWRDRLRQRMAARSSRK; encoded by the coding sequence ATGGAGCCTCATATCATTATCCTCGGCGGGCTTGGCCTGCTGATTCTGCTGGTGGCGTGGATGCCGATCCTGCTCAGGAACGTGCCGCTGTCACTGCCCATACTCTGCATACTGATCGGCTTCGGGTTGTTCAGCTGGCTGGGTAACCCCAATTTCGATCCTCGTGCCTTTCCGAGTCTCACCCAGCTTCTGACCGAGCTGACGGTGATCATCTCGCTGGCGGGCGCCGGATTGCGCATTGATCGTCGTCTGATTCCCGGCGAGTGGACCAATACCGCACGCCTGCTGGGGCTCACGATGCCCCTGACAATTGCCATCATTACCCTGCTGGCCGTTGGCGTATTGGGCATGCCCTGGGCGACAGCATTACTGCTGGGGGCCGTCATTGCACCCACCGACCCCGTGCTGGCCGCTGATGTTCAGGTCGGACCGCCCCGCTCGGGGCCACGTGATGAAGTCCGCTTCAGTCTGACGTCCGAAGCGGGTCTCAACGATGGGCTGGCCTTTCCCTTCATTTATCTGGCCATTGCGCTGGCAGCTCATCAGGGTGAGCTCGGCAGCTGGCTCTGGAGCTGGTTGGGCGTCGACGTGCTCTGGCGGGTCGCGGCAGGCGCTGGCGCCGGCTGGCTGATCGGGCGAGTGCTGGGCGCCATGATGTTCCATCGCAGCCGGATCTCCCTGGCACGCAAGGGCCCCGGGTTTGCCGCTCTGGGGGTCACTTTTGTTGCCTATACCGGTGCCGAAGCCATTCAGGGCTATGGCTTTATTGCCGTTTTTGTCGCCGCCATGGTGCTACGCATCCAGGAAGACGAGCACGATTTTCACATTCGCCTGCACGATTTCAGCGTGGAGATCGAGCATCTGTTGATGATGCTGCTGTTAGTGCTGTTCGGCGGTTTTCTCGCCGGCCCCCTGCTCACGGATCTCTCCTGGCCCATAGCCATCGTGGGCGTGCTGATCCTCTTTCTCGTGCGGCCGCTGGCCGGACTGCTGGGTCTGCTGGGTTCCGGTATGCCCTCGTCGGATCGGGGCATCGTCAGTCTGTTCGGTATCCGCGGTATCGGCTCCTTTTATTATCTCGCCTATGCCGTCAGCCACGGTCAGTTCGAGCGAATTGACGAAGTCTGGACTCTGGTCGGTTTCGTGGTGCTGATCTCCGTAATCTTCCATGGCATCTCCTCGGGGCATCTGCTGGGGTGGCGCGATCGACTTCGCCAGCGCATGGCTGCACGCAGCAGCAGGAAGTAA
- a CDS encoding catalase has product MTSDNRKPTTTDAGIPVASDEHSLSVGPDGPIVMHDHYLIEQMANFNRERIPERQPHAKGSGAFGHFVVTEDVSRYTRAAVFQPGTRTDVAIRFSTVAGERGSPDTWRDPRGFSLKFYTSEGNYDMVGNNTPVFFIRDPMKFQHFIRSQKRRADNNLRDHDMQWDFWTLSPESAHQVTWLMGDRGIPKTWRHMNGYSSHTYMWANAQGEKFWVKYHFKTDQGIECLTQEEGDRLSSGDGDYHTRDLFDAIQRGDYPSWTLYMQVMPFEEAETYRLNPFDLTKVWPHEDYPLIKVGKLTLDRNPTDHHTEIEQLAFEPNNLVPGIGTSPDKMLIGRIFSYADAHRARLGVNYKQIPVNAPVAPVHSYSKDGAMRVQKVSDPVYAPNSKGGPAADGERYPTDSTWQTSGQMVRAPYTLRQDDDDFSQANDLINKVMDQSERDRLVSNVVGHLCGGVSEPVLERAFEYWRNIDATIGQRIEEGVRANKG; this is encoded by the coding sequence GTGACCAGCGATAACCGCAAGCCCACAACGACCGATGCCGGTATTCCGGTAGCCAGCGACGAGCATTCCCTGTCTGTCGGACCTGATGGCCCGATCGTCATGCACGATCACTATCTGATCGAGCAGATGGCCAATTTCAACCGTGAGCGCATTCCCGAGCGCCAGCCCCACGCCAAGGGCAGCGGTGCCTTCGGTCATTTCGTAGTGACCGAGGATGTCAGCCGATATACCCGAGCAGCGGTGTTCCAGCCCGGTACCAGAACCGACGTGGCCATCCGCTTCTCCACCGTTGCCGGTGAGCGCGGTAGTCCGGACACCTGGCGCGATCCGCGTGGCTTCTCCCTGAAGTTCTATACCAGCGAAGGCAACTACGACATGGTGGGGAACAACACGCCGGTGTTCTTCATCCGTGATCCGATGAAGTTTCAGCACTTCATTCGTTCCCAGAAGCGGCGCGCTGACAACAATCTGCGCGATCATGACATGCAGTGGGACTTCTGGACGCTGTCGCCGGAATCTGCCCATCAGGTCACCTGGCTGATGGGCGATCGCGGTATTCCGAAGACCTGGCGTCACATGAACGGCTACTCCAGCCATACCTACATGTGGGCCAACGCTCAGGGCGAAAAGTTCTGGGTCAAGTATCACTTCAAGACCGATCAGGGCATCGAGTGTCTGACCCAGGAAGAGGGTGACCGGCTCTCCAGCGGCGATGGCGACTACCATACCCGAGATCTGTTCGATGCCATTCAGCGCGGCGACTATCCGAGCTGGACGCTGTACATGCAGGTCATGCCGTTCGAGGAAGCGGAAACCTATCGGCTCAACCCTTTTGATCTGACCAAGGTCTGGCCACATGAGGACTATCCGCTGATCAAGGTTGGCAAGCTGACGCTGGATCGCAATCCGACTGATCACCATACCGAGATCGAACAGTTGGCCTTCGAGCCCAACAACCTGGTTCCCGGTATTGGCACCAGCCCGGACAAGATGCTGATCGGCCGGATCTTCTCCTATGCTGACGCTCACCGTGCCCGTCTTGGTGTCAACTACAAGCAGATTCCGGTCAATGCCCCGGTCGCGCCCGTCCACAGCTACAGCAAGGATGGTGCCATGCGGGTGCAGAAGGTATCCGACCCGGTTTATGCGCCGAACTCCAAGGGTGGCCCGGCGGCCGATGGCGAGCGCTATCCGACGGATTCCACCTGGCAGACCAGTGGCCAGATGGTGCGGGCGCCCTATACCCTGCGCCAGGATGACGATGACTTCAGCCAGGCCAATGACCTGATCAACAAGGTCATGGATCAGTCCGAGCGCGATCGGCTGGTATCGAACGTGGTCGGTCATCTGTGCGGCGGTGTGAGCGAGCCGGTACTGGAGCGCGCCTTCGAATACTGGCGTAACATTGATGCCACCATCGGCCAACGTATCGAAGAGGGTGTTCGAGCCAACAAGGGCTGA
- a CDS encoding YebC/PmpR family DNA-binding transcriptional regulator has protein sequence MGRAYQNRKVSMAKTADAKTKVYSKYGREIYVSAKSGGVDPAGNLTLRGLIERARKDQVPTHVIDKALDKARGGGGEDFSPTRYEGFGPGNCMVIVDCLTDNPNRTFGDVRGCFTKMKAKIGTPGSVSHMFDHCAILAFAGEDEDAVLEALMEADVDVTDIESEDGRLTVFAPHTEYAKAKQALIDTFGELDFEVDEIQFVAQTTTPLEGEDAAAMEKFLGLLNDLDDVQNVFHNAEIPEA, from the coding sequence ATGGGCAGGGCTTATCAGAACCGCAAGGTTTCCATGGCCAAAACGGCCGACGCCAAGACAAAGGTCTACAGCAAGTACGGCCGCGAGATCTATGTCAGTGCCAAATCCGGAGGTGTCGATCCGGCGGGCAATCTGACCCTGCGCGGTCTGATCGAGCGCGCCCGCAAGGATCAGGTGCCCACGCATGTCATCGACAAGGCACTGGACAAGGCGCGAGGCGGCGGTGGTGAGGACTTCTCGCCGACCCGCTACGAAGGTTTCGGCCCCGGTAACTGCATGGTGATCGTCGATTGTCTCACCGATAATCCCAACCGCACCTTCGGCGACGTCCGCGGCTGTTTCACCAAAATGAAGGCAAAGATCGGCACGCCCGGTAGTGTCAGCCACATGTTCGATCACTGCGCTATCCTGGCCTTTGCCGGCGAAGACGAAGACGCCGTACTGGAAGCGCTGATGGAGGCCGATGTTGATGTCACCGACATCGAAAGTGAAGATGGTCGTCTGACCGTATTTGCTCCGCATACCGAATATGCCAAAGCCAAACAGGCGCTGATCGATACCTTTGGTGAACTCGACTTCGAGGTTGATGAGATCCAGTTCGTGGCTCAGACCACCACGCCACTGGAGGGTGAGGATGCCGCCGCCATGGAGAAGTTTCTCGGCCTGCTCAACGATCTCGACGATGTGCAGAATGTCTTTCACAACGCCGAGATACCCGAAGCCTGA